A window of the Paralichthys olivaceus isolate ysfri-2021 chromosome 5, ASM2471397v2, whole genome shotgun sequence genome harbors these coding sequences:
- the wizb gene encoding protein Wiz: MEPEGPLTPGTSYGPPPFNSAQTFLSCTLQSSCSPNARDGLKRSWGRAGDECSAQAEESQPAADPGRNAQRRFRSSAFPSSLSWDSDSEKETQDEEELQHFSNPHGLAAHSPGSPSSGLRLDSEDDPEPEKLQHLQSKMDPFPPEEHDDTNESTKTEESNAAQLGRAELADSKVWNVSEGAELFLAKVKPKGGCQTEEEDEGDDRDKRPKGKDTNESERDVYTFPGDSDPESPPPAPWAHCTFIQRCRKKRVLLRPFSGLGTLKRALPETGHKAGRASLQKSTSSEMAPLNPGGGVFDFEEVEGPVEEPETHRDGRGKREDDEKEEESGVELGKEIFTCVECSIYFKKQVHLQEHMVEHCQSGSGGGRRLGKSARFRCIECGWNLQNRLALADHQKRHQESRVKILEEIEKLNENGKAREIQTLDGNAVKNISQVSVHLQDISSKIVTSPPLSPASTPEADPAAVPSDATHPNSVRSPAHGRAVSAYRRRFICPKCNFSTRTSQALANHSKTHNKKRNQVDSSPPGSPLRLTSSSLACGHCAFQTSSETVLREHHKLAHPGQFSDDETGHSSKPVAASEDGTASDGAAARPASLVVFKCVGNRRFSRRGKTWTDPATFSHRADDDTRPRSEEEEQNEYLSTELDTEASEQEASSPGGVKRFTRARSDTDDCSTQQSPTLSPPPKKNVKNEGDQEAEKDGKVIILRRSTRVTGAAAESDSDDDTDEERVRRFLSEGILDEEKDDIDEDFEALKSVERKCPYCPDRFHNGIGLANHVRGHLNRVGVSYNVRHFISPEEVNAIERKFSYQKKKKKVANFDPDTFSVMHCEFCSAGFDTRAGLSSHARAHLRDFGITNWDVTISPIHILRELFSSRPDLVIPTAPPRSLVSPQEEDEEDEEWEGITQVKLEGETSERSLSAAISDAEPPASPPPWKKEDGGEECDGDEEEAADEEDEEELQPSALDALSSSPERTGLCGAETDGISPAEDADTKEHNLKCEVCGAQFGTRRGLSSHARSHLRQLGISVSESSGAPIDLLYQIAKERNLDSQISSSLLEPLSAKDPSTPQKDEDLEDMDLDEKPIPLSLLAKAAKAVPPSSSSTPSPGASPAPPHSGSPSSVVRKAPISSLLPVSSPLRSPEHKAGGMKSLTSTLSAPATVTAAKPLWAPQENDAPLNLTLEVDPNKDIVCQLCGAWFETRKGLSSHARAHLRHFGVEYSESKGSPIDLLNQLIDSDEFKHKASTLPLDSLTEPRGLTTLSSPKLSMLSLSSSPPSSLLYKVTTAGGGSASKATSSSSLLSPPAKRHKSSSMQLFRLSSGELMALPHSEPPKEIGCEFCGEYFENRKGLSSHARSHLRQMGITEWSVNGSPIDTLREIITRRGLPCALPLKPLKTPPPSSPGPPRSPLSTSSSPSATLLSRLPFTFARPSSPPQPTVSKSGSAPPTSSSGGLILKLKPEPVQLEVTTPGAVGRSGSFSAEPLGCSWSSADNSFPLNLAMAHEVEPTRDIRCEFCGEYFENRKGLSSHARSHLRQMGITEWSVNGSPIDTLKEVMHKRGVSSSSDLGVKKESSQGAHRWENTGGSSSSEGLSVSGYQSSKFRKSPLSLLQSGSRLHKQGLGSVGTSATPPAGKLFRMSPLGKRPQSEESQSGETSRSPPRQLKTFSPLPHDFSYKRKASPDKHGHQDPSCELCGFYFENRKALASHARAHLRQFGVTEWCVNGSPIETLSAWMRSRPQKVLEMHRSYMQGSRSSLKKKASSTSSPSSQWASSLAVSLVRSQSRDVNQGSSKTAEGVEAGSDLRAAAARPGCSSPSPSRLAGGLPLQAQVARSELNVRLPRGFERRPLKHPSCPDGTERDSGPPKPPRTGTVPALVPKPPSYPLVKLVGKFYTLKCRFCEVEFHGPLSVQEDWIRHLQQHILKMNYNKPAAPRATSTEPPAPADDPAQASAPASTSTSTTPALSSTPTRTTAPNSRSPTPVAECARTATAAEVVKVSEEQPALSPTPIPLPPQMV, encoded by the exons ATGGAGCCAGAAGGACCCCTAACCCCAGGGACCAGCTATGGGCCCCCACCCTTCAACTCAGCACAAACCTTCCTCAGCTGCACCTTACAG TCTTCGTGCTCTCCGAATGCGAGAGATGGGCTGAAACGCTCGTGGGGTCGAGCTGGGGACGAGTGCTCCGCACAGGCCGAGGAGTCTCAGCCCGCCGCAGACCCAGGGAGGAACGCACAGAGGAGATTCAGGTCCTCGGCCTTCCCTTCCTCCCTGAGCTGGGACTCTGActcagagaaagaaacacaagatg AGGAGGAGCTACAGCACTTTTCTAACCCTCATGGTCTGGCTGCTCACAGCCCAGGATCTCCTTCTTCTGGActcag aCTTGATAGTGAGGATGACCCAGAACCTGAAAAACTGCAGCACTTGCAGAGTAAAATGGATCCGTTTCCCCCTGAGGAGCACGATGACACCAATGAGAGCACAAAGACAGAAGAGTCGAATGCGGCTCAGCTTGGCCGAGCAGAAT TGGCAGACAGCAAAGTCTGGAATGTATCTGAGGGAGCTGAGCTGTTTCTGGCCAAAGTAAAACCAAAGGGAGGATGCCaaacggaggaggaggacgagggtgATGACAGAGACAAGAGGCCCAAGGGAAAAGACACCAATGAGTCTGAGAGAGATGTGTACACCTTCCCAGGGGACTCCGACCCTGAGAGTCCCCCTCCTGCCCCCTGGGCCCATTGCACATTCATTCAGCGGTGCAGAAAGAAGAGGGTGCTGCTCAGGCCTTTCTCCGGACTTGGCACCTTGAAGCGAGCGTTGCCTGAGACGGGCCACAAGGCGGGACGAGCGAGTCTCCAAAAGTCAACGTCCTCAGAGATGGCACCGCTGAATCCAGGGGGAGGGGTGTTTGAttttgaggaggtggaggggccGGTGGAGGagccagagacacacagagacggaCGAGGGAAAAGGGAAGACGacgaaaaagaagaagagagcggGGTGGAGCTCGGGAAAGAAATTTTCACCTGTGTTGAATGTAGCATTTATTTCAAGAAGCAGGTTCATCTGCAGGAGCACATGGTCGAGCACTGTCAGAGCGGGTCAGGGGGCGGCCGGCGTTTGGGAAAGAGCGCTCGTTTCCGGTGCATCGAGTGTGGATGGAACCTGCAGAACCGGCTCGCTCTGGCAGACCACCAAAAAAGGCACCAGGAGTCCCGCGTGAAGATCCTGGAGGAGATTGAAAAACTCAATGAAAACGGAAAAGCAAGAGAGATTCAGACACTGGACGGTAACGCGGTGAAGAATATCAGTCAGGTCTCGGTTCATTTGCAAGATATAAGCTCCAAAATCGTCACATCTCCACCTCTGTCCCCAGCCTCAACCCCAGAGGCCGACCCCGCCGCTGTTCCCTCTGATGCAACTCATCCAAATtcagttcgatccccagctcaCGGCCGCGCTGTCTCCGCCTACCGCCGTCGCTTCATCTGCCCCAAGTGTAACTTCAGCACAAGAACGTCCCAGGCGCTGGCCAATCACTCAAAGACCcacaacaagaaaagaaaccaGGTGGACTCGTCTCCTCCTGGGTCACCGCTACGTCTCACGTCCTCCTCCCTGGCCTGTGGTCACTGTGCCTTCCAGACCTCAAGTGAAACCGTACTGAGGGAACACCACAAACTTGCACATCCAGGACAGTTCTCCGACGACGAGACTGGCCACAGTTCTAAGCCTGTCGCCGCGTCCGAGGACGGCACAGCATCGGACGGTGCCGCGGCTCGGCCCGCGAGCCTGGTGGTGTTCAAGTGTGTCGGGAACAGGAGATTCAGCAGGAGAGGGAAGACCTGGACGGATCCGGCCACGTTTTCTCACAGGGCGGACGACGACACGCGGCCCCggagtgaagaagaagagcagaatGAATATCTGAGCACAGAGCTTGACACCGAGGCGTCAGAGCAAGAGGCCAGCTCACCTGGAGGAGTGAAGCGTTTCACTAGGGCTCGATCCGACACAG ACGACTGTTCAACACAGCAGAGTCCGACATTATCTCCTCCGCCGAAGAAGAATGTGAAGAACGAAGGCgaccaggaggcagagaaagacgGAAAGGTCATCATATTGCGGAGGAGCACCCGGGTTACCGGCGCCGCTGCAGAAAGCGACAGTGACGACGACACCGACGAGGAGCGCGTGAGGCGTTTCCTGTCGGAGGGCATCCTGGACGAGGAGAAAGACGACATCGATGAGGACTTTGAGGCGCTGAAGAGCGTGGAGAGGAAATGCCCCTACTGCCCGGATCGATTCCATAACGGCATCGGGCTCGCCAATCACGTGAGAGGCCACCTGAACCGAGTGGGCGTCAGCTACAATGTGCGTCACTTCATTTCCCCCGAGGAGGTCAACGCGATTGAGAGGAAGTTCTCctatcagaagaagaagaaaaaag TTGCCAACTTTGACCCGGACACGTTCAGCGTGATGCACTGCGAGTTCTGCAGCGCCGGCTTCGACACCCGGGCCGGCCTGTCCAGCCACGCCCGCGCCCACCTCCGCGACTTCGGCATCACGAACTGGGACGTCACCATCTCGCCGATCCACATCCTGAGGGAGTTGTTCTCCAGCAGGCCCGACCTCGTGATCCCCACGGCTCCCCCCCGCAGCCTCGTCTCCCcgcaggaggaggacgaggaggacgaggagtgggaggggatcACTCAGGTAAAGCTGGAGGGGGAGACGAGTGAAAGGTCGCTGAGTGCTGCCATTTCTGACGCGGAGCCTCCGGCCTCTCCTCCACCCTGGAAGAAGGAGGACGGGGGAGAAGAGTGTGACG gggatgaggaggaggctgctgatgaagaggacgaggaggagctgcagccttCAGCTCTGGACGCTCTGAGCTCCAGCCCAGAGAGGACGGGGCTGTGCGGAGCCGAGACGGACGGCATCTCTCCCGCGGAGGATGCAGACACcaagg AGCACAACTTGAAGTGCGAGGTGTGCGGAGCTCAGTTTGGGACCAGACGGGGACTGTCCAGCCACGCTCGCTCTCACTTGCGCCAACTGGGCATCAGCGTCTCGGAGAGCAGCGGCGCACCCATCGACCTCCTCTACCAAATTGCCAAGGAGCGCAACTTAGACAGCCAAATAAGCTCATCCCTCCTGGAGCCCCTCTCAGCCAAGGACCCCTCCACTCCTCAGAAAGATGAGGATTTAGAAGACATGGACTTGGACGAGAAacccatccctctctccctcctggcCAAAGCAGCGAAGGCGGTGCcgccctcttcctcctccacaccgTCTCCAGGTGCCTCCCCAGCTCCGCCTCATTCTGGCTCGCCTTCGTCAGTAGTGAGAAAAGCCCccatttcctctctgctgcctgtGTCTTCCCCCTTGCGCTCCCCGGAGCACAAGGCCGGGGGGATGAAGAGCCTGACCTCGACCCTGTCCGCCCCGGCCACCGTCACAGCAGCCAAACCCCTCTGGGCTCCACAGGAGAACGACGCTCCTCTCAACCTCA CGCTGGAGGTCGACCCCAACAAGGACATTGTGTGTCAGCTGTGCGGCGCCTGGTTCGAGACGAGGAAAGGCTTGTCCAGCCACGCACGAGCCCACCTGCGGCACTTTGGGGTGGAGTACTCCGAATCCAAGGGCTCGCCCATCGACCTCCTGAACCAGCTCATAGACAGTGACGAGTTCAAGCACAAAGCCAGTACGTTGCCGCTTGACAGCCTCACGGAGCCACGGGGCCTCACCACACTCTCCTCCCCGAAGCTGTCCATGCtgagcctctcctcctcccctccgtCATCCCTCCTCTACAAGGTGACCACAGCCGGAGGTGGGTCAGCGTCCAAAGCTACCTCTTCCTCGTCCTTACTCAGCCCGCCTGCCAAACGTCACAAGTCTTCTTCCATGCAGCTCTTCCGCCTGAGCAGTGGCGAGCTCATGGCGCTTCCACACA GTGAACCTCCAAAGGAAATAGGCTGTGAGTTCTGCGGGGAGTATTTTGAGAATCGCAAAGGGCTCTCCAGCCACGCCCGCTCCCACCTGCGCCAGATGGGCATCACCGAGTGGTCCGTCAACGGCTCGCCTATCGACACCCTGAGGGAGATCATCACACGACGGGGCCTCCCCTGCGCCCTTCCTCTAAAACCTCTCAAAACTCCACCTCCATCCTCGCCGGGGCCCCCTCGTTCTCctctgtccacctcctcctccccttcagcCACCCTCCTCAGTCGCCTGCCCTTCACCTTCGCCCGTCCCTCCAGTCCTCCTCAGCCCACCGTGTCTAAATCGGGCTCGGCTCCTCCGACGTCTTCTTCTGGTGGGCTAATCCTCAAGCTGAAGCCTGAGCCGGTGCAGCTGGAGGTCACCACGCCTGGAGCTGTGGGGAGATCTGGGAGCTTCTCCGCTGAACCTCTGGGCTGCAGCTGGAGCAGCGCAGACAATTCGTTCCCCCTCAACTTGG CCATGGCCCATGAGGTCGAGCCAACAAGGGATATCCGCTGCGAGTTCTGCGGAGAATATTTTGAAAACCGTAAAGGCCTTTCCAGCCACGCCCGCTCCCACTTGCGCCAGATGGGCATCACAGAGTGGTCCGTCAACGGCTCGCCTATCGACACCCTAAAGGAGGTTATGCACAAGCGAGGGGTGAGCTCCTCCTCCGACCTGGGCGTGAAGAAGGAGTCGAGCCAGGGGGCCCACCGATGGGAGAACACCGGGGGCTCCAGCAGCTCAGAGGGTTTGTCAGTTTCGGGCTACCAGTCGTCCAAGTTCCGTAAATCTCCCCTCAGTTTGCTGCAGTCGGGGTCGAGACTCCATAAGCAGGGCCTGGGGTCCGTGGGCACCTCAGCGACGCCACCTGCAGGGAAGCTTTTCAGGATGTCCCCGCTGGGAAAAAGGCCCCAGTCAGAGGAGTCCCAGTCCGGCGAGACGTCCCGCTCTCCTCCACGTCAGCTGAAGACGTTCTCCCCTCTGCCACACGATTTCTCCTACAAAAGAAAAGCCTCTCCGGACAAGCACGGACACCAGG ATCCCAGCTGTGAGCTGTGCGGTTTCTACTTTGAGAACCGCAAGGCTCTGGCCAGCCACGCACGGGCCCACCTGAGGCAGTTCGGCGTGACCGAGTGGTGTGTGAATGGATCCCCCATCGAGACGCTCAGCGCTTGGATGCGCAGCAGGCCACAGAAGGTTTTGGAAATGCACCGCAGCTACATGCAGGGCAGCCGCTCCTCTCTCAAGAAG aaagcctcctccacctcctcgccCTCCTCGCAGTGGGCTTCTTCCCTGGCTGTGAGCCTGGTGCGATCGCAGAGCCGCGACGTCAACCAGGGCTCCTCCAAGACCGCGGAGGGCGTGGAAGCTGGTTCCGACCTCCGGGCCGCCGCCGCCCGGCCCGGCTGCAGCAGTCCTAGCCCCTCGCGGCTCGCCGGCGGCCTCCCGCTTCAAGCACAGGTGGCACGTAGTGAGCTGAATGTCCGTCTGCCCAGAG GTTTCGAGCGGCGGCCCTTGAAGCACCCGTCTTGTCCAGATGGAACGGAGAGAGACAGCGGCCCTCCCAAGCCCCCCCGCACAGGCACCGTCCCTGCCCTGGTGCCCAAACCACCCTCCTACCCACTGGTCAAACTGGTGGGCAAGTTCTACACCCTGAAGTGCCG